One window from the genome of Natrialba magadii ATCC 43099 encodes:
- a CDS encoding restriction endonuclease, whose product MALLDELSGYEFEDLMVDVFRHLGYENVRQSARTADEGRDILMEEVVDGRRRAVVVECKHTDTVSRPVVQKLHSAVATYDYDGPKRGMVATTGRFTRPAREYAAELGTTTDGGVELVDGTDLREIGEEIGMDLYNGRIEILCEEALAPTHPTAGRDAPVFETLRDVRNIAPETVPTPETSVAFEPMVTVSANTSATFETSVGVIHSLNETTDLVLHAGGDEPRVARGERRDLVTDRTAPRVSLEERKTELECTFDELEYTRFGRTETAYKEWAIDRLRQVHTTTVHYTGDNNVDYEKTCTPNRSDVSVRSIDPVYLPRVRSRLALGEYEYRYVYDAAGSSRAVVRNEFRECVHCETSGVGGSYTYCDNCGSINCEDHIRTERLEDEPVCTGCAVTERFALKTKYFYDEENREAFRAEYEEMALHEKAMENVPLAVGCVLALLFTLFVVASSVGVV is encoded by the coding sequence ATGGCACTACTGGACGAACTCTCGGGCTACGAATTCGAGGACCTGATGGTCGACGTCTTTCGTCATCTCGGCTACGAGAACGTCCGCCAGTCGGCGCGTACGGCCGACGAAGGGCGCGATATTCTGATGGAAGAAGTCGTCGACGGCAGGCGACGCGCGGTCGTCGTAGAGTGCAAGCACACAGACACGGTTAGCCGCCCCGTCGTCCAGAAACTCCACTCAGCAGTGGCGACGTACGACTACGACGGCCCCAAACGGGGAATGGTGGCGACAACTGGACGGTTCACCCGGCCGGCCAGGGAGTACGCCGCCGAACTCGGCACCACCACCGACGGCGGCGTCGAACTCGTCGACGGCACCGACCTCCGCGAGATCGGCGAGGAAATCGGGATGGACCTCTACAACGGCCGCATCGAGATCCTCTGTGAGGAGGCACTCGCGCCAACTCACCCGACGGCCGGCCGCGACGCACCCGTCTTCGAGACACTCCGAGACGTCAGAAACATCGCCCCCGAAACGGTTCCGACACCCGAGACGAGCGTCGCGTTCGAGCCGATGGTCACCGTGAGTGCCAACACGAGCGCAACCTTCGAAACCTCCGTCGGCGTCATCCATAGCCTGAACGAGACGACGGACCTGGTGCTCCACGCCGGCGGCGACGAACCGCGCGTCGCACGCGGTGAGCGTCGCGACCTGGTCACCGACCGAACCGCACCGCGGGTTTCCCTCGAGGAGCGGAAAACTGAACTCGAGTGCACGTTCGACGAACTCGAGTACACTCGCTTCGGCCGGACCGAAACGGCGTACAAGGAGTGGGCAATCGACCGGCTTCGACAGGTACACACGACGACGGTTCACTACACGGGCGACAACAACGTCGACTACGAAAAGACGTGCACGCCGAACCGATCTGACGTGTCAGTCCGTTCGATCGACCCGGTCTACCTGCCACGCGTTCGCTCGCGGCTCGCACTCGGCGAGTACGAGTATCGCTACGTGTACGATGCAGCAGGCTCGTCGCGGGCAGTGGTTCGAAACGAGTTTCGCGAGTGTGTCCACTGCGAGACCAGCGGCGTCGGCGGTTCGTACACCTACTGCGACAACTGTGGGAGCATCAACTGCGAGGACCATATCAGGACGGAACGACTCGAGGACGAGCCAGTCTGTACCGGCTGTGCAGTCACCGAGCGGTTCGCGCTGAAGACGAAGTACTTCTACGACGAGGAGAATCGGGAGGCGTTCCGCGCGGAGTACGAGGAGATGGCATTGCACGAGAAGGCGATGGAGAACGTGCCGCTCGCCGTTGGGTGCGTCCTGGCGCTCCTGTTCACGCTGTTCGTCGTTGCGAGTTCGGTCGGCGTGGTGTAG
- a CDS encoding MBL fold metallo-hydrolase yields the protein MELEFVGGAREIGRSALVVDDTLLVDFGMDSGNPPAFPIGDVDPEAVVVSHGHLDHVGSIPALLAGDARPPVHWTPPTYDLTMLLARDTLKLHGGTYDCPFTEAELARLTQVSETHGYRETFEAAGYEVTFYDAGHIPGSAHVLIDDGETRLLYTGDFHTEDQQLLSGTTTRPEADVVVCESTYSETSRRPRSEIEAEFVESVQTTLWEGGTVVVPAFAIGRTQEIMCICEQHDLECYVDGMGTRVAERFLQTANREFLRDPDLVRRAKGNARFVDGRDGQRKSGALAGHARRGPSRGQRKRIAEQNTVIITTSGMLHGGPAMTYIPEIRSHPVNKIAMTGYQVEGTPGRDLLDTGSAELDGRMLPVSAQVEQYDFSAHADRDGLHSFLESYRDSTILVNHGDRCVAFADELRADGFDASAPALGESWSTDA from the coding sequence ATGGAACTCGAGTTCGTCGGCGGCGCGCGAGAGATCGGTCGCAGCGCCCTGGTCGTCGACGACACGCTCTTGGTGGATTTCGGGATGGATTCGGGAAACCCACCCGCGTTTCCGATCGGCGACGTTGACCCCGAGGCGGTCGTCGTCAGTCACGGCCACCTCGATCACGTCGGTTCGATTCCCGCGCTGCTCGCTGGCGATGCTCGCCCGCCAGTTCACTGGACGCCGCCGACGTACGATCTCACGATGTTGCTGGCGAGAGACACCCTCAAACTCCACGGCGGGACCTACGACTGTCCGTTTACCGAGGCCGAACTCGCTCGACTCACGCAGGTTTCCGAAACCCACGGCTACCGCGAGACGTTCGAGGCAGCGGGCTACGAGGTCACTTTCTACGACGCCGGGCACATCCCTGGCAGCGCCCACGTCCTGATCGACGACGGCGAGACGCGCCTGCTCTACACCGGTGACTTCCACACCGAAGACCAGCAACTCCTCTCGGGAACGACGACCCGTCCCGAGGCGGATGTCGTCGTCTGCGAGAGCACCTACTCGGAGACGAGTCGCCGCCCACGAAGTGAAATTGAAGCCGAATTCGTCGAGAGCGTCCAGACGACGCTCTGGGAGGGTGGAACCGTCGTTGTCCCGGCGTTCGCCATCGGGCGCACCCAGGAGATCATGTGCATCTGCGAACAGCACGATCTCGAGTGCTACGTCGATGGGATGGGAACCCGCGTCGCGGAACGGTTCCTCCAGACAGCGAATCGAGAGTTCTTGCGCGACCCCGATCTCGTCCGACGTGCGAAAGGCAACGCCCGATTCGTCGACGGCCGCGACGGCCAACGCAAGAGTGGAGCTCTTGCTGGCCACGCGAGACGGGGGCCGTCTCGCGGACAACGCAAGCGAATCGCCGAACAGAACACCGTCATTATCACCACCAGCGGGATGCTTCACGGTGGGCCGGCGATGACCTACATTCCCGAAATCCGCTCGCACCCGGTAAACAAAATCGCGATGACGGGCTATCAGGTCGAGGGCACGCCCGGACGTGACCTGCTCGACACCGGCAGCGCCGAACTCGACGGCCGAATGCTGCCGGTTAGCGCGCAGGTCGAGCAGTACGACTTCTCTGCGCATGCGGACCGCGATGGGCTGCACTCGTTCCTCGAGTCGTATCGCGACAGCACGATTCTCGTGAACCACGGCGACCGGTGTGTCGCCTTCGCAGACGAGTTACGAGCGGACGGGTTCGACGCGAGTGCGCCGGCACTCGGTGAGTCGTGGTCGACGGACGCCTGA
- a CDS encoding TetR/AcrR family transcriptional regulator produces MTDSDVREEIMLATYEALCEHGYSELTAQSIADKTDKSKSLLFYHYDSKEELVAEFIEYLVDWFDERVDKTTSLPPVDRLATVVDWFLYGSANDTDKRQSFHTAMLELRTQAPYHEPYRENLRKSDDYLRELIEDILQDGIDAGQFVDHDTEEMATLLMATLDGARIRQLTLDRDSYVDQVRSAAIDRIFDDILADDVDFPETRTQRDGYTVTTETAVSTDADTDADTDANSDTSTDTGTGTDTDTGTGTDTDTDTGTDIESNTTSDTN; encoded by the coding sequence GTGACCGATTCCGACGTTCGTGAGGAGATTATGCTCGCCACCTACGAGGCGCTGTGCGAGCACGGCTACAGCGAGCTTACGGCACAGTCTATCGCCGACAAGACGGACAAGAGCAAGTCCCTCCTGTTCTATCACTACGACTCGAAAGAAGAACTCGTCGCCGAGTTCATCGAGTATCTGGTCGACTGGTTCGACGAACGAGTTGACAAGACGACGTCGCTACCGCCGGTCGATCGGCTCGCAACGGTCGTCGACTGGTTCCTCTATGGCTCCGCAAACGATACTGACAAGCGCCAGTCGTTCCACACGGCGATGCTCGAACTCCGAACGCAGGCACCCTATCACGAACCATATCGTGAAAACCTGCGGAAGAGCGACGACTATCTCCGCGAACTCATCGAAGACATCCTGCAAGACGGTATCGACGCAGGCCAGTTCGTCGACCACGACACCGAAGAGATGGCCACACTGCTGATGGCCACTCTCGACGGCGCGCGCATTCGACAGCTTACCCTCGACCGTGACAGCTACGTCGACCAGGTTCGCTCCGCCGCTATCGATCGAATCTTCGACGATATTCTGGCCGACGATGTCGACTTTCCCGAGACCCGAACACAGCGGGATGGGTACACTGTCACGACTGAGACGGCTGTCTCTACCGACGCAGATACCGATGCCGACACCGACGCTAACTCCGACACCAGCACCGACACCGGCACCGGCACTGACACCGACACCGGCACCGGCACTGACACCGACACCGACACTGGCACCGACATCGAATCCAACACCACCAGTGACACCAACTGA
- a CDS encoding 30S ribosomal protein S6e — translation MASFTVVVGDPESGSSYQLEAAEQDANRFIGKEIGEEVDGSAVGLDGYTLEITGGSDAAGRPLNGEVAGADLTEVLMEGRQTGYKPERDGERRRITVRGREVSDAVAQINASIVGRGSTDVDDLLGEGGDEDDE, via the coding sequence ATGGCAAGTTTCACTGTTGTCGTTGGCGACCCCGAATCCGGGTCGTCGTACCAGCTCGAAGCGGCGGAACAGGACGCAAACCGATTTATCGGCAAGGAAATCGGCGAGGAAGTCGACGGCAGCGCCGTCGGCCTCGACGGCTACACGCTCGAGATTACGGGTGGCTCCGACGCCGCTGGCCGCCCACTCAACGGCGAGGTCGCAGGTGCGGACCTGACCGAAGTCCTGATGGAAGGTCGCCAGACTGGCTACAAGCCCGAGCGTGACGGCGAGCGCCGCCGCATCACCGTCCGTGGACGCGAAGTCTCCGACGCCGTCGCACAGATCAACGCCTCGATCGTTGGCCGTGGCAGCACCGACGTCGACGACCTTCTCGGCGAGGGCGGCGACGAAGACGACGAGTAA
- a CDS encoding DUF7112 family protein: MADRIASDHPSVQTVRSTCSETATGVQLAIPADDREAFTTGDVVRIVLDGDECFTQIERALVGDELTIPGVYETPDLARDPSGGTDRLEAWVDDHGIANEGSVLIDIVEPDFLYGLREPGSTAYYDAYEPPSDSLSSIAKDLEE; the protein is encoded by the coding sequence ATGGCAGATAGAATCGCGAGCGATCACCCGTCAGTGCAGACGGTTCGATCGACGTGTTCGGAGACGGCGACGGGCGTACAGCTTGCAATTCCGGCCGACGACCGCGAGGCGTTCACGACGGGCGACGTCGTTCGTATCGTCCTCGACGGCGACGAGTGCTTTACGCAGATCGAGCGTGCACTCGTCGGTGACGAGCTGACGATTCCTGGTGTCTACGAGACCCCTGACCTCGCGCGAGATCCAAGCGGTGGGACGGACCGCCTCGAAGCGTGGGTCGACGATCACGGAATCGCGAACGAGGGCTCGGTTCTAATCGACATCGTCGAACCCGACTTCCTCTATGGGCTGCGGGAACCAGGGTCAACGGCCTACTACGACGCCTACGAACCCCCAAGTGACAGTCTCTCGTCGATTGCGAAGGACCTCGAAGAGTAG
- a CDS encoding PadR family transcriptional regulator — translation MGNTSQTIDILFEALSKTAATDLSGGQSLAADRIETAGVRGVSTDDSGRPQSHQQESAATGSIDSDLDELLAQALAELPVTEVEFTDELVKHNLDEILLLLIALHDGSHGNELLSDLSQHFETTLSPGTVYPALHDLQEAGYLSMHAKVRTKEYSTADEVAVRTTLEQTMLEHLAFGLLLAVFLARY, via the coding sequence ATGGGAAATACATCACAGACAATCGACATACTCTTCGAGGCGCTCTCGAAAACGGCTGCAACTGACCTGTCTGGTGGACAGTCGCTGGCCGCCGATAGGATCGAAACGGCAGGCGTGAGAGGTGTATCGACGGACGACAGTGGCCGGCCCCAGAGTCACCAACAGGAGTCTGCTGCAACCGGGAGTATCGACTCAGACCTCGACGAACTGCTGGCACAGGCACTGGCAGAACTGCCCGTTACCGAGGTCGAATTTACCGACGAACTCGTCAAACACAACCTCGACGAGATTCTGCTCCTGTTGATTGCACTCCACGATGGGTCACACGGCAATGAGCTCCTGTCGGACCTGTCACAGCACTTCGAGACCACGTTGAGCCCTGGGACGGTGTATCCAGCGCTGCACGACCTGCAGGAAGCAGGCTACCTCTCGATGCACGCCAAAGTGCGAACCAAAGAATACTCGACCGCAGACGAGGTCGCAGTTCGGACGACACTCGAGCAAACGATGCTCGAACATCTTGCGTTCGGTCTGTTGCTGGCGGTGTTCCTGGCTCGTTACTGA
- a CDS encoding DUF5807 family protein — MSVPREEFLAGERPDDVALFLAESYVSDDRLESFGESVEGGVLIIVDGERGRNAFEAATGSQAMEFAQSAMGIEGLIDSDLAGGRCPERPASDGDGGGDSGSGSGSGSGSGSGCGSDRDRDRDSDSGGDNDRDSNRDNDGGPHDETDDHNIQFIFAFAEEQNEDVGGIYAEGDVVHAYAQCSCGTAFSDRWNVHQSQ, encoded by the coding sequence ATGAGTGTCCCACGCGAGGAGTTTTTGGCCGGCGAGCGGCCCGACGATGTCGCACTGTTTCTTGCAGAATCGTACGTTTCTGACGACCGACTCGAGTCCTTCGGCGAGTCCGTCGAGGGTGGCGTCCTGATTATCGTCGACGGCGAACGGGGCCGCAATGCCTTCGAGGCGGCGACCGGCAGCCAGGCAATGGAGTTCGCACAGTCCGCGATGGGTATCGAGGGACTCATCGACAGTGATCTTGCGGGCGGACGGTGTCCGGAACGCCCTGCCAGTGACGGAGATGGCGGGGGTGACAGTGGCAGTGGCAGTGGCAGTGGCAGTGGCAGTGGCAGTGGCTGTGGCAGTGACCGTGACCGTGACCGGGACAGTGACAGTGGTGGTGACAATGACCGTGACAGTAATCGTGACAACGACGGCGGCCCCCACGACGAAACCGACGATCACAACATCCAGTTCATCTTCGCCTTCGCCGAAGAACAGAACGAAGACGTCGGCGGAATCTATGCCGAAGGCGATGTCGTCCACGCATACGCACAGTGTTCCTGCGGAACGGCCTTCTCCGACCGCTGGAACGTCCACCAATCCCAGTAA
- the solA gene encoding N-methyl-L-tryptophan oxidase: MTEQYDVIVLGVGGMGSATVSHLAERGVDVLGLERYDIPHGYGSSHGITRIFRLAYYEHPAYVPLLTRADELWTALESDHDQQLLHRTGSVDAGPRDGPLVEGSKRSCVEHDLDHEVLSSTELAERYPGYQLPEDYEAVYQPDGGYLVPEECIVAHVNRAHQHGATVRARERVVEWQSTADDGVRVETDYGIYEADRLVITAGAWAAAFVDELAEIAVPERQVLAWLQPEEPSHFEPDAFPVWNLQVPEGRYYGFPVHGVPGFKFGRYNHREETVDPEAFEREPTQADERLLRQFAEQYFPDGAGPTMRLETCLFTNTPDDHFVIDTLPDRPQVSVAAGFSGHGFKFASVIGEIMADLALEGETEHDIEMFSLDRF, translated from the coding sequence ATGACCGAACAGTACGACGTCATCGTCCTGGGCGTCGGCGGGATGGGAAGTGCAACGGTTTCCCATCTGGCCGAACGCGGCGTCGACGTCCTCGGCCTCGAACGATACGACATCCCGCACGGCTACGGCTCCTCGCACGGCATCACCCGCATCTTCCGGCTCGCATACTACGAGCACCCTGCGTACGTCCCCCTGCTCACGCGTGCAGACGAATTGTGGACGGCACTCGAGTCCGACCACGACCAGCAGCTACTGCACCGCACCGGCTCGGTCGACGCCGGCCCACGCGACGGTCCGCTCGTCGAGGGCTCGAAACGCTCCTGTGTGGAACACGACCTCGACCACGAAGTGCTCTCGAGTACCGAACTCGCAGAGCGCTACCCGGGCTATCAGCTCCCGGAAGACTACGAAGCCGTCTATCAGCCCGACGGTGGCTATCTGGTCCCCGAGGAGTGTATCGTCGCGCACGTGAACCGGGCCCACCAGCACGGCGCAACGGTTCGCGCACGAGAGCGCGTCGTCGAGTGGCAGTCGACGGCGGATGACGGTGTCCGCGTCGAGACCGATTACGGCATCTACGAAGCCGACAGGCTCGTCATCACTGCGGGTGCGTGGGCGGCCGCGTTCGTCGACGAGCTAGCAGAGATTGCTGTCCCCGAACGGCAAGTTCTCGCCTGGTTACAGCCCGAGGAGCCGTCACACTTCGAGCCCGATGCGTTCCCCGTCTGGAACCTACAGGTTCCGGAAGGACGATACTACGGCTTCCCAGTCCACGGCGTGCCCGGCTTCAAGTTCGGCCGGTACAACCACCGCGAGGAGACCGTCGATCCCGAGGCGTTCGAGCGCGAGCCGACCCAGGCCGACGAGCGGCTGCTGCGGCAGTTCGCCGAGCAGTACTTCCCCGACGGCGCAGGGCCGACGATGCGACTCGAAACCTGCCTGTTCACGAACACGCCGGACGACCACTTCGTGATCGACACCCTTCCAGACCGGCCACAGGTCTCCGTCGCAGCAGGGTTCTCCGGTCACGGCTTCAAGTTCGCGAGCGTGATCGGCGAAATCATGGCCGACCTGGCACTCGAGGGCGAGACCGAGCACGACATCGAGATGTTCTCGCTGGACCGGTTCTGA
- a CDS encoding DUF5305 family protein, protein MSIWEYRVVLYLVAVVLLGIGIWLSYGAYAAPGAETEQQLVTDWTATGEISHTAVVEEATTVHDEGVELTDEPLYYTAVTPTATGAFTAGYDPAPETTATDVDVTVTVDLVYRETTGGGSESGTSETATDDGIYWSEREQLTSVSEADVGPDDDVTASFELNVTDAQLTLESIRDEMGATPGEAELVLVFEREIEGTFDGTPQVVVDHYQVPVAVAADGSTYQFETDAETGAYAERHDEYEPVTVPAEPSTTQAAGGPLLIALGLAGLAGTALASRRLPELTPEDQTRLEYLDARAEFEPMTTRVTLPDEAVTGPTAAVETLATLADLAIDLESPLVFDERTGWYLVRGSDVVYVFEPPRAGVLAVDGERGLDRMQDRGREQTQQVQELGQGQAQVQEEHGSGDRDEDEDGGGNGNEDKDKAEAKAKDTLEWVDETNGRNTMTSGSDSGAETDTESTANDATPSSTTQ, encoded by the coding sequence ATGTCAATCTGGGAGTATCGCGTGGTGCTCTACCTCGTGGCCGTCGTCTTGCTTGGGATTGGAATCTGGCTGAGCTACGGCGCGTACGCAGCACCGGGGGCCGAAACTGAACAGCAACTCGTGACGGACTGGACGGCGACCGGCGAGATCAGCCACACCGCAGTCGTCGAGGAAGCCACGACGGTCCACGACGAGGGTGTAGAGCTCACCGACGAGCCCCTGTACTACACCGCCGTGACACCAACTGCGACGGGGGCGTTCACAGCCGGCTACGACCCCGCACCGGAAACGACCGCAACGGATGTTGACGTGACGGTCACCGTCGATCTCGTCTATCGAGAAACGACTGGCGGTGGCTCCGAGAGCGGAACCAGCGAGACAGCTACGGATGACGGGATCTACTGGAGCGAACGCGAACAGCTCACGAGCGTCTCCGAAGCAGATGTTGGCCCGGATGACGATGTCACCGCTTCGTTCGAATTGAACGTTACCGACGCACAGCTGACACTCGAGTCCATCCGCGACGAGATGGGGGCAACGCCCGGCGAGGCCGAACTCGTGCTCGTGTTCGAGCGTGAAATCGAGGGGACGTTCGACGGCACCCCCCAGGTAGTCGTCGACCACTATCAGGTGCCGGTTGCAGTCGCAGCCGACGGCTCGACGTATCAGTTCGAGACCGACGCTGAGACGGGCGCCTATGCCGAGCGCCACGACGAGTACGAGCCGGTTACTGTACCAGCGGAGCCGAGTACGACGCAGGCTGCTGGCGGACCACTTCTGATCGCTCTCGGACTCGCCGGTCTTGCTGGGACGGCTCTCGCTTCGCGTCGCCTCCCGGAACTGACGCCCGAGGATCAGACCCGGCTCGAGTACCTCGATGCACGCGCGGAGTTCGAACCGATGACGACGCGAGTAACGCTGCCCGACGAAGCAGTCACAGGGCCGACGGCGGCAGTCGAGACGCTCGCGACACTCGCCGACCTCGCGATCGATCTCGAGTCGCCGCTGGTGTTCGACGAGCGGACGGGATGGTATCTTGTTCGGGGGTCAGACGTGGTGTACGTGTTCGAGCCGCCGCGTGCTGGAGTACTGGCTGTGGACGGTGAGCGAGGGCTGGATCGGATGCAGGATCGGGGACGGGAACAGACACAACAGGTGCAGGAACTGGGACAGGGACAGGCGCAGGTACAAGAGGAACACGGCAGCGGAGACAGAGACGAAGACGAAGACGGAGGCGGAAACGGAAACGAAGACAAAGACAAAGCCGAAGCCAAAGCCAAAGACACACTCGAGTGGGTCGACGAAACGAACGGACGTAACACGATGACGTCAGGATCAGACTCGGGTGCTGAAACGGACACCGAATCGACCGCCAACGACGCCACCCCGTCGTCTACCACGCAGTAG
- a CDS encoding RNA-guided endonuclease InsQ/TnpB family protein — MLEVHRTHRAKIGNHSQVAESLDWHGWSASKLWNVANYHSRDVWEETGEIPNHEELKDELKTHPKYKGLHSQSSQRILEELAEAFNSWYSSDDGRDNPPGYRKKNYYDDEGRRVHEEHPRSTVTWKQNGIKHDSKNNRVRLSKGANHKEHPKAWEYILVEYETRPGVTVENLQQVRAVYDNAKDQWELHLVCKDEIETPGAPGTETAGIDLGISNFAAVAYSTEDADLYPGNRLKQDGYYFPKEIANCDNSGGDEATRLHHKWSERRTHFFHSLAKHIVQRCVEKDVGRINVGDLEGVREDNDGESKNWGKHGNLDLHGWAFDRFSNILTYKAKVEGIEVVDVSERDTSKTCCVCGREDDSQRVERGLYVCEKCDAAFNADVNGAENIRLDLNQSNSESSASLGEDRSTGWLAQPGVYLHDLSHGFSPREQVVDCKP, encoded by the coding sequence ATGCTGGAGGTCCACCGCACCCATCGAGCGAAAATAGGCAACCACTCACAGGTGGCAGAGTCGCTTGACTGGCATGGGTGGTCTGCCAGCAAACTCTGGAACGTCGCCAACTACCACTCCCGAGACGTCTGGGAGGAAACAGGCGAGATCCCCAACCACGAGGAGTTGAAAGACGAGTTGAAGACCCATCCAAAGTACAAGGGGCTGCATAGTCAGTCCAGTCAGCGGATTCTGGAGGAACTCGCTGAAGCCTTCAACTCGTGGTACTCTAGTGACGATGGCAGGGACAATCCGCCCGGCTACCGCAAGAAAAACTACTACGATGACGAAGGCCGCCGTGTCCACGAAGAACACCCACGTTCGACGGTGACGTGGAAGCAAAACGGCATCAAACACGACTCGAAAAACAACCGGGTCCGGCTCTCGAAGGGCGCGAATCACAAGGAACACCCGAAAGCATGGGAGTACATCCTTGTCGAATACGAAACTCGCCCCGGCGTCACCGTTGAGAACCTACAACAGGTTCGTGCTGTCTACGATAACGCGAAGGATCAGTGGGAGCTGCATCTCGTCTGCAAAGACGAGATCGAGACTCCTGGCGCTCCCGGCACCGAAACGGCGGGCATCGATCTCGGCATCAGCAACTTCGCGGCGGTCGCGTACAGCACCGAAGACGCCGACCTCTATCCCGGCAACCGCCTGAAACAAGACGGGTACTACTTCCCGAAAGAAATTGCCAACTGCGACAATTCTGGTGGCGACGAAGCCACGCGGCTTCATCACAAGTGGTCGGAGCGCCGCACTCACTTCTTTCACAGTCTCGCCAAACACATCGTCCAGCGGTGTGTCGAGAAAGATGTTGGCCGCATCAACGTCGGGGACTTGGAGGGGGTCCGTGAAGACAACGATGGTGAGTCGAAAAACTGGGGCAAGCACGGCAACCTCGACTTACACGGATGGGCGTTCGACCGCTTCAGCAACATCCTCACGTACAAGGCGAAAGTCGAGGGAATCGAGGTCGTGGACGTGTCCGAACGCGACACGAGCAAGACGTGTTGTGTCTGCGGTAGAGAAGATGATAGTCAGCGTGTTGAACGCGGCCTGTACGTATGCGAGAAGTGTGATGCAGCGTTCAACGCTGATGTGAACGGGGCGGAGAACATCCGTCTCGACCTGAACCAAAGTAACTCCGAGTCTTCGGCCAGTTTGGGCGAGGATAGGAGTACCGGCTGGTTGGCACAGCCTGGAGTCTACCTTCATGACTTGTCTCACGGATTCTCACCGAGAGAACAAGTGGTAGACTGCAAACCCTAA
- a CDS encoding signal peptidase I produces the protein MSREAVELAVQVGVVLVLVALVAGQILGQPILFGFVETGSMEPTIDTGDGFVAVPTALTGSPEPGDVVVFEAEEIEDGELTTHRIVEETDHGYTTQGDANPFTDQDNGEPPVQDGQIVATAWELGGEPVTIPSLGTAIMTAGSALERVQIWLATTLGIRSLLDSSGLALVLLGLSIGLYVVETIRERSAQQAESSLAQPDSSPDLDPRYLCLGFALLVVVGATAAMVVPAGTHSYNVVSADFDSEQPLVVERGTTDELTHPLPNAGYVPVISYVESGSEHVALESNREAVGPQSTGEIEVAISAPDETGYYPAYVTEYRYLHVLPASVIQNRGEYLAL, from the coding sequence ATGAGCCGGGAGGCTGTCGAACTCGCGGTCCAGGTGGGTGTCGTGCTCGTCCTTGTCGCGCTCGTTGCGGGACAGATACTCGGCCAGCCCATCCTGTTTGGCTTCGTCGAAACGGGGAGTATGGAGCCAACGATCGACACCGGAGACGGGTTCGTCGCCGTTCCCACAGCGCTCACCGGAAGCCCCGAACCCGGCGATGTCGTCGTCTTCGAAGCAGAGGAAATCGAAGACGGCGAACTCACGACACACCGGATCGTGGAGGAAACCGACCACGGCTACACGACCCAGGGTGATGCGAATCCGTTCACCGACCAGGATAACGGTGAGCCGCCCGTCCAGGACGGACAAATCGTCGCAACAGCGTGGGAACTCGGCGGTGAGCCGGTGACGATTCCATCGCTCGGAACCGCGATCATGACTGCAGGATCGGCGCTCGAGCGCGTTCAGATCTGGCTCGCGACGACACTCGGGATTCGATCGCTGCTCGACAGCTCTGGGCTCGCACTCGTTCTACTCGGGCTCTCGATCGGTCTCTATGTGGTCGAAACGATCCGAGAACGCAGCGCACAGCAGGCCGAATCGTCACTCGCGCAGCCGGACTCGAGTCCCGACCTCGATCCACGATACCTCTGTCTCGGGTTCGCTCTGCTCGTCGTCGTCGGTGCGACGGCCGCGATGGTCGTCCCTGCTGGGACACACTCCTACAACGTCGTCAGCGCCGACTTCGACTCAGAGCAGCCGCTGGTCGTCGAACGTGGCACGACCGACGAACTCACACACCCACTCCCGAACGCTGGCTACGTGCCGGTCATTTCCTACGTCGAGTCCGGGAGCGAGCACGTGGCACTCGAGTCCAATCGGGAAGCGGTCGGACCGCAGTCGACGGGCGAGATCGAGGTCGCGATTTCGGCACCCGACGAGACGGGCTATTATCCGGCGTACGTGACGGAGTACCGGTATCTACACGTGCTGCCGGCGTCAGTTATACAAAACAGAGGAGAATACCTGGCCCTTTAG